From Haemorhous mexicanus isolate bHaeMex1 chromosome 2, bHaeMex1.pri, whole genome shotgun sequence, the proteins below share one genomic window:
- the NR0B1 gene encoding nuclear receptor subfamily 0 group B member 1 yields MACAERCCRCCAEGRRHSSILYSILRSEERAVPPAGPAPRGCPCGSRRRVALRSPQVACKAASAVLVKTLRFVQNVPCFQELPLEEQLLLVRSCWAPLLLLGLAQDRVHLETVESAEPSMLQRILTARQHGERAPAPAQGRPHHGPHLPSAGEIQAIKGFLAKCWSLDISTKEYAYLKGTVLFNPDLPGLQCTQYIEGLQREAQQALNEHIRLIHRGDEARFAKLNVVLSLLRSINANVVAELFFRPIIGAVNMDDMLLEMLCAKL; encoded by the exons ATGGCGTGCGCCGagcgctgctgccgctgctgcgCCGAGGGCCGGCGGCACAGCAGCATCCTCTACAGCATCCTCCGCAGCGAGGAGCGGGCGGTGCCGCCGGCCGGGCCGgcgccccggggctgcccgtGCGGGTCGCGGCGGCGGGTGGCCCTGCGAAGCCCGCAGGTGGCTTGCAAGGCGGCCTCGGCCGTGCTGGTGAAGACGCTGCGCTTCGTCCAGAACGTGCCCTGCTTCCAGGAGCTGCcgctggaggagcagctgctgctggtccgCAGCTGCTGGGcgcccctgctgctgctggggctggcgcAGGACCGGGTGCACCTGGAGACGGTGGAGAGCGCGGAGCCCAGCATGCTGCAGCGCATCCTCACCGCCCGGCAGCACGGCGAgcgggcaccggcaccggcacaGGGCCGGCCGCACCACGGCCCGCACCTGCCCTCGGCCGGCGAGATCCAGGCTATCAAAGGCTTCCTGGCCAAATGCTGGAGCCTGGATATCAGCACCAAAGAGTACGCTTACCTCAAGGGAACGGTGCTCTTCAACCCGG ATCTACCTGGACTGCAGTGCACTCAGTACATTGAAGGATTGCAGAGGGAAGCACAACAAGCTCTAAATGAACACATCAGACTCATTCACAGAGGTGATGAAGCCAGATTTGCCAAGCTGAATGTTGTTCTCTCCTTGCTAAGATCTATTAATGCTAATGTGGTTGCTGAGTTATTCTTCAGGCCCATCATTGGAGCAGTGAACATGGATGACATGCTTTTGGAAATGCTTTGTgcaaaattataa